The segment GGGATCCTCTGTCACCTGAATGCCGGCGGCAGCCAGCAGTGGCAGCGTTTCCTTGAAGATGCGGCCCTTTGACAGTGCCAGCGTAAGCTGGTCGGGCGAAGCATTGAAAGCGGGGCTCATCGTAGATTCTTCAGCAGTGTTCGGGGGCGGCTTGCCGTTTCGGCATCGTTCGTGGCGGGCGTCGTGCCTCAGCTGATGCGGAGGATCTTCGCGCCGACCGCGGACAGCTTGTTTTCCATGCGGTCGTACCCACGATCCAGGTGGTAGATGCGGTCGATCACCGTCTCGCCATCCGCCACCAGACCCGCGATCACGAGACTGGCCGACGCGCGCAGGTCGGTGGCCATCACGCTGGCGCCGGACAGTCGCGGCACACCGGTCACCACGGCCGTATTGCCTTCGGCGGTGATGTTGGCGCCCAGGCGGTTCAGTTCCTGCACGTGCATGAAGCGGTTCTCGAAGATCGTCTCGGTGATACGCGCGGTACCCTCGGCGACGGCATTGAGCGCCATGAATTGCGCCTGCATGTCGGTCGGGAACGCCGGGTATTCGGAGGTGCGGAAGCTCACGGCCTGCGCGCGCTGCGGCATGGCCAGGCGAATCCAGTCATCACCGGTTTCCACGGTAGCGCCGGCTTCGCGCAGCTTGATCAGCACAGCGTCGAGAATCAGCGGCGGGATGCCGCGCAGCACGATGTCGCCAAGCGTGGCCGCTGCGGCGCACAGGAACGTGCCCGCCTCGATGCGGTCGGCCACTACCTTGTGCTCGGCGCCGTGCAGGCGATCCACGCCCTGCACCACCAGGCGGTCAGTACCGATGCCTTCGATCTTGGCGCCCATCTTCACCAGCAGTTCGGCCAGGTCGGTGACCTCGGGCTCGCGCGCGGCGTTTTCAAGCACGGTCTCGCCTTCGGCCAGCGTGGCTGCCATCAGCAGATTCTCGGTGCCGGTCACGGTGATCATGTCCGTGACCACGCGAGCGCCCTTCAGACGATTGGCGCGGGCATGAATGAAGCCGTGCTCGATGGTGATCTCGGCGCCCATCGCTTGCAGGCCCTTGAT is part of the Cupriavidus metallidurans CH34 genome and harbors:
- the murA gene encoding UDP-N-acetylglucosamine 1-carboxyvinyltransferase: MDKFQIQGNGPLKGEIRISGAKNAALPILCAGLLTADTVTIGNVPDLQDTRTMLKLLRQMGMKAEMVDGVATLQGADINSPEASYDLVKTMRASILVLGPLVARFGEARVSLPGGCGIGARPVDQHIKGLQAMGAEITIEHGFIHARANRLKGARVVTDMITVTGTENLLMAATLAEGETVLENAAREPEVTDLAELLVKMGAKIEGIGTDRLVVQGVDRLHGAEHKVVADRIEAGTFLCAAAATLGDIVLRGIPPLILDAVLIKLREAGATVETGDDWIRLAMPQRAQAVSFRTSEYPAFPTDMQAQFMALNAVAEGTARITETIFENRFMHVQELNRLGANITAEGNTAVVTGVPRLSGASVMATDLRASASLVIAGLVADGETVIDRIYHLDRGYDRMENKLSAVGAKILRIS